Proteins encoded by one window of Bradyrhizobium sp. B097:
- a CDS encoding hydrogenase expression/formation protein, protein MKTAASVASEGADQAVSDFPLDAESLGVIHSGPTAVGALTKRDWREGDELARICPNATALLSSAAAAVGGQKSGARTQLYKLANLSDLERKLISEVLGEGEVAGVVALPDGSLVQIREAVLAGIWRVRIGSEPAHEYVEIGAIPQIVRRAATDLTSTDLVIGSAPDGAMNVLPVLAEIRERARSWRSGMGAHVINLTLLPMSAVDLAFLQQSVGKGPVQLIFRGYGSCRVQATGIRNVWSVQFFNSMDSIILDTLEVGGVPIVALAADEDFEDSAERLQEIIEAYFT, encoded by the coding sequence ATGAAAACAGCGGCCAGCGTCGCATCCGAAGGCGCCGACCAGGCGGTAAGCGACTTCCCACTCGACGCGGAAAGTCTCGGCGTAATCCATAGTGGGCCGACGGCTGTGGGGGCGCTCACCAAGCGCGATTGGCGCGAAGGCGACGAGCTTGCGAGAATCTGTCCGAATGCCACCGCGCTGTTATCGAGCGCCGCTGCTGCCGTTGGCGGCCAGAAAAGCGGCGCACGGACGCAACTGTACAAACTGGCGAATCTCAGCGATCTCGAGCGCAAGCTGATTTCCGAAGTGCTTGGGGAGGGCGAGGTTGCCGGCGTCGTTGCGCTGCCAGATGGCTCTTTGGTGCAAATCCGGGAGGCCGTGCTGGCGGGCATCTGGCGCGTGCGCATCGGGTCGGAGCCGGCACACGAATATGTTGAGATCGGGGCGATCCCGCAGATCGTGCGGCGCGCCGCAACCGACCTGACGTCCACCGATCTCGTGATAGGCTCGGCGCCGGACGGCGCGATGAACGTGCTCCCGGTGCTCGCCGAAATACGCGAGCGGGCCCGCAGCTGGCGCTCTGGCATGGGCGCGCATGTCATCAATCTCACGCTGCTGCCGATGAGCGCTGTCGACCTGGCATTTCTGCAGCAAAGCGTAGGCAAAGGTCCGGTCCAGCTCATCTTCCGCGGCTACGGTTCATGCCGAGTCCAGGCGACCGGAATCCGGAACGTCTGGTCGGTGCAGTTCTTCAATTCTATGGACAGCATCATCCTGGATACGCTGGAGGTCGGCGGCGTGCCGATTGTAGCGCTGGCCGCCGACGAGGATTTCGAGGATTCCGCCGAACGCTTGCAGGAAATCATCGAGGCTTACTTCACATGA
- a CDS encoding HypC/HybG/HupF family hydrogenase formation chaperone, with product MCLGLPMTIVETDGITALCEHGNEQRRVSVMLLSDASLGAKVLVHIDTAVRLLDGDEARLISQALDGLEAGLNGEDCDRFFADLIGHEPQLPEHLR from the coding sequence ATGTGCCTTGGCTTGCCAATGACGATTGTTGAGACAGACGGCATCACGGCGCTGTGCGAGCATGGCAATGAACAGCGGCGTGTCTCGGTCATGCTGCTCTCCGACGCGTCGCTCGGCGCCAAGGTGCTCGTCCATATCGATACCGCGGTGCGGCTGTTGGACGGGGATGAAGCAAGGCTGATCTCGCAAGCACTCGACGGGCTTGAGGCCGGCCTCAACGGCGAGGACTGCGATCGCTTCTTTGCGGACTTGATCGGTCATGAGCCGCAATTGCCCGAGCACCTACGCTAG
- a CDS encoding HyaD/HybD family hydrogenase maturation endopeptidase, translated as MLSSENKKRILVLGIGNILWADEGFGVRVVEEFHRRYLTHDNVTILDGGTQGLYLVSFLEWADCLIVFDAVDYGLPPGQLKLVRDDEVPKFTAAKKVSLHQTGFQEVLSAADLLGRCPRELALIGCQPLDLEHWGGPLTAPVRFQIAPAIELACELLVQWGAPAKLRTAPLPASERLLANNIDRANYETRARPI; from the coding sequence ATGCTGAGTTCGGAGAACAAGAAGCGGATCCTGGTGCTCGGCATCGGCAATATCCTGTGGGCCGATGAGGGATTCGGCGTGCGAGTGGTCGAGGAGTTTCACCGCCGCTACCTCACCCATGACAACGTCACCATCCTCGATGGTGGCACGCAGGGGCTCTACCTCGTCAGTTTTCTTGAGTGGGCGGACTGCCTGATCGTGTTCGATGCCGTCGACTATGGACTGCCGCCCGGGCAGTTGAAGCTCGTGCGAGATGACGAAGTGCCGAAATTTACCGCAGCCAAGAAGGTGAGCCTGCATCAGACCGGCTTTCAGGAGGTCTTGAGTGCGGCCGACCTGCTTGGCCGCTGCCCGCGAGAGCTCGCTCTCATCGGCTGTCAGCCGTTGGACCTGGAGCATTGGGGCGGTCCGCTGACTGCTCCGGTGCGGTTTCAGATTGCGCCTGCGATTGAACTGGCTTGCGAACTGTTGGTGCAGTGGGGCGCACCGGCAAAACTGCGGACCGCGCCGCTGCCTGCATCAGAACGGCTGTTGGCGAACAATATCGACCGTGCAAACTATGAAACAAGAGCGCGGCCGATCTAG
- the cybH gene encoding Ni/Fe-hydrogenase, b-type cytochrome subunit — protein MLDKAPHPLTAVDAAPTARSDGHGVAYVYEAPARLCHWVNAAAILVLGISGYLIGTGTPAMPGEASGNFLFGYIRVAHFSAGYVLGVGFLLRIYWALMGNPYAMQIFCAPLWRRSFWREVYHEILWYAFLAVEPERRVGHNRLAQLAIFFMFTQTITFMVVTGFALYGQGAGSDSWQYELFGWVFAIWPNSQDVHTWHHLGLWVIVSFALVHIYAVIREDVMSRRSISSMISGEREFRD, from the coding sequence ATGCTGGACAAGGCTCCGCACCCCCTTACGGCGGTCGATGCGGCACCGACCGCTCGCAGTGACGGCCATGGCGTCGCCTACGTTTATGAGGCGCCGGCGCGACTGTGCCATTGGGTCAACGCGGCGGCCATTCTGGTGCTGGGTATATCCGGTTATCTCATTGGAACCGGGACACCGGCGATGCCGGGAGAGGCAAGCGGCAATTTCCTGTTTGGCTATATCCGCGTTGCGCATTTCTCTGCGGGATATGTGCTCGGCGTCGGCTTTCTGCTGCGCATCTACTGGGCCCTGATGGGAAACCCGTATGCCATGCAGATCTTTTGCGCGCCACTCTGGCGCAGGAGTTTTTGGCGCGAGGTGTACCACGAGATTCTCTGGTATGCTTTCCTTGCAGTCGAGCCCGAGAGACGTGTCGGGCACAATCGCCTAGCTCAACTCGCAATCTTCTTCATGTTTACGCAGACGATCACGTTCATGGTCGTCACAGGCTTTGCACTTTATGGGCAGGGCGCCGGTAGTGACAGCTGGCAGTACGAGTTGTTCGGCTGGGTGTTTGCAATCTGGCCGAACAGTCAGGACGTCCATACCTGGCATCATCTCGGCCTGTGGGTAATCGTGAGCTTTGCGCTCGTCCATATCTACGCGGTGATCCGGGAAGACGTCATGTCGCGCCGAAGTATCTCCTCCATGATTTCGGGTGAACGCGAGTTTCGCGATTGA
- a CDS encoding nickel-dependent hydrogenase large subunit has product MGVRTPNGFNLDSSGKRIVIDPLTRIEGHLRVEANLDSDNVIRNAVSSGTMWRGIEVILRGRDPRDAWAFTERICGVCTGTHALTSVRAVENALGISIPENANSIRNIMQLCLLVHDHLVHFYHLHALDWVDVVSALKADPKSTSALAQSISPWPLSSPGYFKDLQIRLTRFFGSGQLGPFKNGYWGHPAYKLPPEANLMAMAHYLEALDFQKEIVKIQAIYGGKNPHPNWLVGGVPCAINIDGTGAVGAIHMERLNLVSSIVDRSIEFVEQVYVPDIAAIGSFYKDWLYGGGLSGKSVMSYGDIPESANDCSARSLKLPRGVILDGNLKEILPIDHGDPEQIQEFVAHSWYKYPSESCGLHPWDGVTEPSFQLGGKVKGSRTDIKELDEGGKYSWIKAPRWRGHAVEVGPLARYIIGCAQGKAEFKEPAERLLKGLNLPLTALFSTLGRTAARALECQWAAHQMRYFQDKLVLHIKAGNTATANVSKWKPESWPKEAKGYGFTEAPRGALGHWIKIKDTKIGNYQCVVPTTWNGSPRDSRGNIGAFEASLIGTPMADPRRPVEILRTIHSFDPCLACSTHVISPAGQEMASVNVR; this is encoded by the coding sequence GTGGGCGTCAGGACACCGAATGGGTTCAACCTCGATTCTTCTGGTAAGCGAATTGTCATCGATCCGCTGACCCGGATCGAAGGCCACCTGCGTGTCGAGGCCAATCTCGATTCCGACAACGTGATCCGCAATGCAGTCTCGAGCGGGACGATGTGGCGCGGCATCGAAGTCATCCTGCGCGGGCGCGATCCGCGTGACGCATGGGCGTTCACCGAGCGGATTTGCGGTGTCTGCACCGGCACCCATGCGCTCACCTCTGTGCGCGCGGTTGAGAATGCGCTAGGGATCTCCATTCCGGAGAATGCCAACTCGATCCGCAACATCATGCAGCTGTGCCTGCTTGTGCATGATCACCTCGTGCATTTCTATCATCTGCACGCGCTGGATTGGGTCGACGTGGTCTCCGCGCTCAAGGCCGATCCCAAGTCGACCTCCGCGCTGGCGCAGTCTATCTCGCCCTGGCCGCTGTCGTCTCCTGGCTATTTTAAGGATTTGCAGATCAGGCTCACCAGATTCTTTGGATCAGGTCAACTTGGTCCGTTCAAGAATGGCTATTGGGGTCATCCGGCCTACAAGCTACCACCGGAAGCGAACCTGATGGCCATGGCGCATTATCTGGAAGCGCTCGACTTCCAGAAGGAGATCGTCAAGATCCAAGCCATTTATGGGGGCAAGAACCCGCATCCGAACTGGCTGGTCGGCGGCGTGCCATGCGCGATCAATATCGATGGAACTGGCGCGGTGGGCGCGATCCATATGGAGCGGCTTAACCTCGTGTCCTCGATCGTCGACCGTTCGATCGAGTTTGTCGAGCAGGTCTATGTGCCCGACATTGCAGCGATCGGCTCGTTCTACAAGGACTGGCTCTATGGCGGCGGGCTTTCGGGCAAAAGCGTGATGTCCTATGGCGACATCCCCGAAAGCGCCAACGACTGTTCCGCGAGAAGTCTCAAGTTGCCGCGCGGCGTCATTCTTGATGGCAATCTCAAGGAGATCTTGCCGATTGACCATGGCGATCCCGAGCAGATCCAGGAATTCGTCGCCCATTCTTGGTATAAGTACCCGAGCGAGTCCTGCGGTCTGCATCCCTGGGATGGCGTCACCGAGCCGAGCTTTCAGCTTGGGGGAAAGGTCAAAGGCAGCAGGACAGACATCAAGGAACTCGACGAAGGCGGCAAGTATTCCTGGATCAAAGCGCCGCGCTGGCGCGGCCACGCCGTCGAGGTCGGGCCGTTGGCACGATACATCATCGGTTGTGCGCAAGGTAAAGCCGAGTTCAAGGAGCCGGCCGAGAGACTGCTCAAGGGGCTCAATCTTCCCCTGACTGCGCTGTTTTCGACGCTTGGCCGTACCGCGGCCCGAGCGCTCGAATGTCAGTGGGCGGCGCATCAGATGCGTTATTTCCAGGACAAGCTGGTGCTCCACATCAAGGCCGGCAATACCGCAACTGCCAATGTCAGCAAGTGGAAGCCGGAAAGCTGGCCCAAGGAGGCCAAGGGCTACGGTTTCACTGAGGCGCCGCGCGGTGCGCTCGGGCACTGGATCAAGATCAAGGACACCAAGATCGGCAATTACCAATGTGTTGTGCCGACGACGTGGAACGGGTCGCCTCGCGATTCCAGGGGCAATATTGGCGCTTTTGAGGCCTCCCTGATCGGTACTCCGATGGCGGATCCGCGTCGGCCGGTCGAGATCTTGCGAACGATCCATTCCTTCGATCCCTGCTTGGCGTGTTCGACCCACGTGATCAGTCCTGCCGGCCAAGAAATGGCTTCAGTCAATGTTCGTTAG
- a CDS encoding hydrogenase small subunit: MGGATETFYSVIRRQGITRRSFNRFCSLTAASFGLGPLAASGIATALETKPRVPVIWLHGLECTCCSESFIRSAHPLIKDALLSMISLDYDDTIMAAAGHQAEAILEETRARYKGKYVLAVEGNPPLNEGGMFCIDGGKPFIEKLRSMAEESMAIIAWGTCASWGCVQAAKPNPTGAAPIDKVITNQPIIKVPGCPPIAEVMTGLVTFMTTFGKLPELDRQGRPRMFYSERIHDKCYRRAHFDAGQFVEEWDDEGARKGYCLYKMGCKGPTTYNACSAVRWNGGVSFPVQSGHGCFGCSEDGFWDKGSFYDRLTTIKQFGIESNADQIGMAAAGAVGLTVAAHAAVTAVKRLTHKPDRAAHRSKPS, encoded by the coding sequence ATGGGCGGGGCGACGGAAACTTTCTACAGCGTGATCAGACGTCAGGGTATCACGCGTCGCAGTTTCAACAGATTCTGCAGTTTGACGGCTGCGAGCTTCGGGCTCGGTCCGCTCGCCGCAAGCGGTATTGCCACCGCTCTGGAGACCAAACCGCGTGTGCCCGTCATCTGGCTGCACGGGCTCGAGTGTACCTGCTGCTCGGAAAGCTTTATCCGCTCGGCCCATCCTTTGATCAAAGATGCGCTGTTGTCGATGATTTCGCTCGACTATGACGATACGATCATGGCGGCGGCAGGACATCAGGCCGAAGCCATCCTGGAGGAAACCCGTGCCAGGTACAAAGGCAAGTATGTGCTTGCCGTCGAAGGCAATCCGCCGCTGAACGAGGGTGGCATGTTCTGCATAGACGGCGGCAAGCCGTTCATTGAAAAGCTCAGGTCGATGGCGGAAGAGTCCATGGCGATCATCGCTTGGGGAACATGTGCGTCGTGGGGCTGCGTGCAAGCGGCCAAGCCAAATCCGACTGGCGCGGCGCCGATCGATAAGGTGATCACCAACCAGCCGATTATCAAGGTGCCCGGGTGCCCGCCCATCGCAGAGGTCATGACCGGCCTGGTGACCTTCATGACCACGTTCGGAAAGCTTCCGGAGCTCGATCGCCAAGGACGTCCAAGGATGTTTTATTCCGAGCGCATCCACGACAAGTGCTATCGGCGTGCCCATTTCGACGCTGGGCAATTTGTCGAGGAGTGGGATGATGAGGGCGCACGCAAGGGCTACTGCCTGTACAAGATGGGTTGCAAGGGGCCGACCACCTACAATGCCTGTTCGGCCGTTCGATGGAACGGCGGCGTTTCTTTCCCGGTTCAATCCGGCCACGGCTGCTTCGGCTGCTCCGAAGACGGCTTTTGGGACAAAGGTTCATTTTACGACCGGCTCACGACCATCAAGCAGTTCGGCATCGAGAGCAACGCCGATCAGATCGGCATGGCCGCTGCCGGCGCGGTTGGACTGACCGTCGCCGCGCACGCGGCGGTCACGGCCGTGAAGCGCTTGACCCACAAGCCGGATCGCGCAGCTCACAGAAGTAAACCGAGTTGA
- a CDS encoding ABC transporter permease subunit → MDAFSAEIWQSVALTIELASVTTMILLVVGAPLAWWLARSKTVLSDAVATIIALPLVLPPTALGFCVLVLLGPNGPGGLLASFWGEHTLAFTFAGIVVGSVLSALPLVVQPIRNAFVAIGDGPLEVVVSQRVSPLHAFITIGLPLARLEFFKAAVVGFAHTIGTFGVVMMIGGNIPGRTKVLSAYVIDYVQASRWREASWVAGGMVMFAFAVIFTLTLIDKCCARRGT, encoded by the coding sequence ATGGATGCTTTTTCGGCGGAGATCTGGCAGTCCGTCGCGCTCACGATCGAGCTTGCCAGCGTGACGACGATGATCCTCCTGGTTGTTGGCGCGCCGCTCGCGTGGTGGCTAGCACGTTCAAAGACGGTCTTGAGCGACGCGGTAGCGACAATCATCGCGCTGCCGCTTGTGCTGCCGCCGACTGCGCTCGGTTTCTGCGTACTCGTCCTGCTCGGCCCGAACGGTCCAGGGGGCCTTCTCGCCTCTTTCTGGGGCGAGCACACGCTCGCCTTTACTTTTGCAGGAATCGTGGTCGGATCGGTCCTCTCGGCGCTCCCTTTGGTGGTGCAACCGATCCGTAACGCCTTTGTTGCGATAGGCGACGGTCCGCTGGAAGTTGTGGTCAGTCAGCGCGTTTCTCCGTTGCATGCTTTCATTACCATCGGCCTGCCGCTAGCGCGACTGGAGTTTTTCAAGGCTGCCGTGGTTGGCTTTGCTCATACGATCGGCACATTCGGCGTCGTGATGATGATCGGCGGCAACATTCCTGGGCGCACCAAGGTGTTGTCAGCCTACGTCATAGACTACGTCCAGGCATCGCGCTGGCGCGAGGCAAGTTGGGTTGCCGGCGGTATGGTGATGTTCGCCTTTGCCGTCATTTTCACTTTAACCCTCATCGACAAATGCTGTGCTAGGAGAGGCACATGA